A genomic stretch from Telmatocola sphagniphila includes:
- a CDS encoding serine O-acetyltransferase gives MATDMRLKEGLPEITESLLATYTECSRINHLGHQSLPSREAVQSIMDDLYEVIYPGFGKRQNLHIGNVEYYVGSLIDALHDKLTIQIARALRHELAAESPNVDFEQLAQKRAIEFLKKLPEVRTTLDLDVAAAYRGDPAAHSHHEIIFCYPGLEAITVYRLAHELLQLGVPYIPRMMTEVAHSKTGIDIHPGASIGPGFFIDHGTGVVIGETCEIGTNVKLYQGVTLGALSFQTDADGELVRGTKRHPTLKDDVVVYANATILGGTTIIGERSVVGSNVWLTHSVAADTVVVLEKPSLRLKGAATREGIMYHI, from the coding sequence ATGGCCACTGATATGCGACTCAAAGAAGGTCTGCCGGAAATCACCGAAAGCCTGTTGGCGACGTACACCGAGTGCAGCCGCATCAACCATCTTGGGCATCAGTCGTTGCCCAGCCGGGAAGCGGTCCAGTCCATCATGGACGATCTTTACGAAGTCATTTATCCCGGCTTCGGCAAGCGCCAGAACTTGCACATTGGCAATGTCGAATACTACGTGGGCAGTCTGATCGATGCCCTCCACGATAAGCTGACCATTCAAATCGCCCGAGCCCTCCGCCACGAACTGGCGGCGGAGTCCCCCAACGTCGATTTTGAACAACTGGCTCAAAAAAGAGCGATCGAATTCCTGAAAAAACTTCCGGAAGTGCGAACGACACTCGATTTGGATGTCGCCGCCGCGTATCGGGGCGACCCGGCTGCGCATAGCCATCACGAAATTATCTTCTGCTACCCGGGACTGGAAGCGATTACCGTTTATCGCCTAGCCCACGAACTGCTGCAACTCGGTGTGCCCTATATCCCCCGGATGATGACCGAAGTAGCCCACTCCAAGACAGGGATTGATATTCATCCCGGCGCTTCCATCGGGCCCGGTTTCTTCATCGATCACGGTACGGGTGTCGTCATTGGAGAAACTTGCGAGATCGGGACTAATGTCAAGCTTTATCAGGGTGTGACTCTCGGAGCTTTAAGCTTCCAGACCGACGCCGATGGAGAACTGGTCCGTGGGACCAAACGCCATCCGACGCTGAAGGATGATGTCGTGGTCTATGCCAACGCCACCATCCTGGGAGGCACCACTATCATTGGCGAAAGATCGGTTGTAGGCTCGAACGTCTGGTTAACTCACAGCGTCGCGGCCGATACCGTCGTCGTGCTCGAGAAACCTTCCCTTCGCTTGAAGGGGGCCGCCACCCGCGAAGGCATTATGTATCACATTTGA
- a CDS encoding acyclic terpene utilization AtuA family protein → MKRIRIGNGCGFWGDSVDAPINLVRDGHLDYLTLEYLAELTMSILALQKQRDPNAGFASDFIEVLSRLTPLLIQQPRLKIVTNAGGMNPMACALQAKAVLDKAGIRRRIFLVSGDDIFSKLEEILKDPSELKNLDTGHSLETIRSKVVSANTYLGAQPIARALESGADIVITGRVADASLTVGPAIAEFGWAMNDFDRLSAATVAGHLIECGAQATGGIWTHWQEAEPLDTIGYPIAEIDESGVFQISKPPHTGGAINLETISEQLLYEVGDPAAYLTPDVVSDFTSVLLKQLSRDVVQVSDARGKPATPFYKVSIAFRDGFSSGGTLVIPGARAAKRAGEILLARLRHAGFSYQRSYVEVLPGPTENSEAYLRVSVHDPNKAAVERFTREFAPLVTSGPQGVSGYTTGRAAVREVFAYWPALIRKELVEPKVEELQ, encoded by the coding sequence ATGAAGCGAATTCGCATTGGCAATGGCTGCGGCTTCTGGGGAGATAGTGTCGATGCGCCGATCAATCTGGTACGCGACGGCCATCTCGATTATCTCACGCTCGAATATCTCGCCGAATTAACCATGTCGATTCTCGCACTGCAAAAGCAGCGCGACCCCAATGCCGGATTCGCCAGCGATTTCATCGAAGTTCTGAGTCGGCTGACACCGTTATTGATTCAGCAACCGCGTTTGAAAATCGTTACCAATGCCGGTGGGATGAACCCCATGGCCTGCGCTCTCCAGGCCAAAGCGGTACTGGATAAAGCCGGTATTCGACGACGAATATTCCTTGTGAGCGGCGATGATATCTTTTCGAAGCTGGAGGAAATACTCAAAGATCCTTCCGAATTAAAGAATCTCGATACCGGCCATTCGCTGGAAACGATACGCAGTAAAGTCGTGAGTGCGAACACCTATCTGGGAGCGCAGCCGATAGCCCGGGCGCTCGAGAGCGGTGCGGATATTGTGATCACCGGTCGGGTGGCCGATGCTTCGTTGACGGTTGGACCTGCGATTGCCGAGTTCGGCTGGGCCATGAACGATTTCGACCGGCTATCGGCAGCCACGGTGGCCGGGCACTTGATTGAGTGCGGAGCTCAAGCCACCGGAGGTATTTGGACTCACTGGCAGGAAGCCGAACCTCTGGATACGATCGGTTATCCCATAGCGGAAATCGACGAATCGGGTGTCTTCCAAATCAGTAAACCGCCCCACACCGGCGGCGCAATCAATCTGGAGACAATCAGCGAACAACTGCTGTATGAAGTCGGCGATCCCGCCGCCTACCTGACACCGGATGTGGTTTCGGACTTCACTTCGGTCCTATTAAAACAATTGTCGCGAGATGTCGTTCAAGTGTCGGATGCTCGGGGAAAACCGGCCACTCCCTTTTACAAAGTGTCGATTGCCTTCCGCGATGGTTTCAGCAGTGGCGGAACGCTGGTGATTCCTGGTGCCCGAGCGGCGAAGAGAGCGGGCGAAATCTTACTTGCTCGGCTACGGCATGCCGGTTTCTCCTACCAGCGAAGTTACGTTGAAGTGCTCCCGGGGCCAACGGAGAATTCAGAAGCCTATCTTCGAGTTTCGGTTCACGATCCCAACAAAGCGGCCGTCGAGCGTTTCACCCGGGAATTTGCCCCTCTAGTCACATCGGGTCCGCAAGGTGTTTCCGGTTATACGACAGGGCGGGCCGCCGTCCGGGAAGTCTTCGCCTACTGGCCGGCCTTGATCCGTAAGGAACTGGTCGAGCCGAAAGTGGAGGAACTGCAATGA
- a CDS encoding AtuA-related protein, producing MTPANKIQGMLSDIAHGRSGDKGNHANIAVIAYNPQGYEWLKANLTVEVVCQYFRERKIHRAERYEAPNLLGLNFMLYDVLEGGASRSLLIDTQGKSLAYHLLQMPIEIPDEALKLRNPQEKIPS from the coding sequence ATGACTCCAGCGAACAAAATCCAGGGGATGCTCTCGGATATTGCACATGGCCGATCGGGCGATAAAGGGAATCACGCGAACATCGCCGTTATCGCGTACAATCCTCAAGGGTATGAGTGGTTGAAGGCGAACCTGACTGTGGAGGTGGTCTGTCAATATTTCCGGGAACGGAAAATCCACCGGGCGGAAAGATATGAGGCACCGAATCTTCTGGGCTTGAACTTCATGCTTTATGACGTTCTTGAGGGTGGGGCCTCCCGCTCTCTTCTGATCGATACGCAAGGAAAGTCGCTGGCCTATCACTTGCTCCAGATGCCGATTGAAATTCCTGATGAGGCCCTGAAGCTTCGCAATCCCCAAGAGAAAATCCCCTCATGA
- a CDS encoding enoyl-CoA hydratase-related protein: MTSLVESTREGAAAILRINRPDKRNALSRDSIAALHREFVRVRDDACVRVVVLTGNGSAFCAGMDLDELQKSLTADAETVWSDANELANLFDLIYTLPKPTIAAVNGAAVAGGAGLMTVCDLAISVPTAKFGYPEVRRGLVAALVLPHLLRHIGERSARHLLLAGELIDAAEAVRIGLINRVVPSEQFWPEIRTLIQSLVAGGPLALAETKRLLREMSQQSLSIADLAKASATPRLGAECHEGLKAFFDKRTAPWMDS, from the coding sequence ATGACATCTCTAGTTGAATCGACTCGAGAGGGAGCGGCCGCTATCCTTCGCATCAATCGTCCCGACAAGCGGAATGCCTTGTCGCGGGATTCGATTGCCGCTCTGCATCGGGAATTTGTGAGAGTTCGCGACGATGCTTGTGTACGCGTGGTGGTCCTTACTGGGAACGGCTCCGCATTTTGTGCCGGCATGGATCTCGACGAATTGCAGAAAAGCCTCACGGCCGACGCGGAAACCGTTTGGTCTGATGCCAACGAGTTAGCGAATTTGTTCGACCTGATCTACACTCTGCCCAAGCCGACGATTGCCGCGGTGAATGGAGCCGCAGTTGCGGGGGGGGCCGGTCTCATGACGGTGTGCGACTTGGCGATCAGCGTACCGACGGCAAAGTTTGGCTACCCCGAAGTGCGTCGCGGTCTGGTGGCGGCCCTCGTCTTGCCGCATCTTTTACGTCACATCGGCGAACGTTCGGCCCGGCATCTGTTGCTAGCCGGGGAACTTATCGATGCTGCCGAGGCGGTTCGAATTGGTCTGATCAATAGAGTCGTACCCTCAGAACAATTCTGGCCGGAGATCCGAACTTTGATTCAGTCTCTGGTGGCCGGCGGCCCGCTGGCTCTGGCGGAAACCAAACGCTTATTGCGGGAGATGTCTCAGCAATCGCTTTCGATTGCGGACTTGGCCAAGGCCAGCGCGACTCCCCGACTGGGTGCCGAATGCCATGAGGGCTTGAAAGCGTTTTTTGATAAACGGACCGCACCCTGGATGGACTCCTAA
- a CDS encoding GNAT family N-acetyltransferase has product MSSADPSLDMFFWQPPVLETPRLLLRPFQSGDVDAYYRICSNPRMTQFTLWDTHTSREDTRLFVEQYAPSRLPEKVPEPLAITLRSTGELVGSIGCFWSAQSNEVMELGYNVAEAFWGQGIAVEASRKLLDYVFENYEVERIQARIFAGNSASGRVAVKVGMTYEGTLRSLLRHRGRYTDVEYYSILRLEWLQWPGIESD; this is encoded by the coding sequence ATGAGTTCCGCGGATCCCTCCCTGGATATGTTTTTTTGGCAGCCGCCGGTTCTGGAAACCCCAAGGCTTTTACTTCGCCCATTCCAATCTGGTGACGTCGACGCCTACTACCGAATCTGTTCCAACCCCAGGATGACTCAGTTCACCCTCTGGGATACCCACACTTCCCGGGAAGATACGCGCCTGTTCGTCGAGCAATACGCCCCCTCGCGGCTGCCGGAAAAAGTTCCCGAACCGCTCGCCATCACGCTCCGCTCCACCGGGGAACTCGTCGGTTCGATCGGGTGTTTCTGGTCTGCTCAATCGAACGAAGTGATGGAACTGGGCTATAATGTGGCCGAAGCGTTTTGGGGGCAGGGGATCGCGGTCGAAGCTTCCCGCAAGTTACTCGATTACGTGTTCGAAAACTACGAAGTGGAAAGAATTCAGGCACGCATCTTCGCCGGGAACTCGGCGAGCGGTCGCGTCGCCGTCAAGGTTGGAATGACTTACGAAGGAACTCTCCGCAGTCTGTTGCGACATCGGGGACGCTATACCGATGTCGAGTACTATTCCATCTTGCGGCTCGAATGGCTGCAGTGGCCCGGAATCGAAAGCGATTAG
- a CDS encoding serine hydrolase produces the protein MNRMWIALGAWLAVAFPSFAWQNSPTPSDGLTAYLKEELRDKKIPAISLRIVDDQKVVFSLDLGHQDYLGTKPVTPLTGFRAGGITKLLTAICVMQLVEEKALGLDDNVVRLVPEFSPANIYKKPISLRALLAHRSGLLREPPEGNIYDPTNPGLKKIVQSLEALPLVYEPDIVVKHSNAGYATLGYLLEKFDKKPYAEVVKSRIFDKLGMTHSSFSAAKSPVETLAEGKMWTYFGKEFPSPKTEISNTSASGLITTSDDLAKLISSLNRKGEGLLKPATFESMIAPQYLPPDFPGGMGLGFFVSDLEGKKLIGHPGRVPGFTSNLSVMPGEKVGVIVLTSKDAIANWVNHVADEALRDYIGRKKNLPGLTFERFKQVPVEEIRRLEGKYANRDTSVEITEREGRLMLFPNFGGFWQEYKLSDRPNEYVSDDGLSFNGRFRRVERIGNGVQSGPLFLERRPASDRPPPEPPQEFRELIGEYGPDTNIVHVFEKDGNLWCNLDWFELVPLIKDSNDAYLFPDNCTLAGEKLIFLRNPLGKAISCFIGNVRLSRRKLDGEDGKTFKVQVTRPVKELEPLAKKSEPPKESIEEKRPSELVELAKLDPLFKFDLRYATKNNFLDTAVYPKEAKGYMQKPAAEALVRVQAKLKSQNLGLMIFDPYRPWYVTKIFWDAVPEKFHNFVADPSKGSRHNRGCAVDLGLYDLKTGKYIDAVSGYDEFSDRAYPNYIGGTSRQRWYRDLLRKAMESEGFTVYEDEWWHFDYKDWKHYGIGNQTFEELANAKP, from the coding sequence ATGAATCGCATGTGGATTGCACTAGGTGCGTGGCTCGCAGTCGCTTTTCCTTCCTTCGCCTGGCAAAATTCCCCTACCCCCTCAGATGGCCTCACCGCTTATCTCAAGGAGGAACTGCGGGATAAGAAAATTCCGGCGATCAGCCTCCGAATCGTCGATGACCAGAAGGTCGTCTTCAGTCTCGACCTGGGTCATCAGGATTACCTGGGCACGAAACCGGTCACCCCTCTCACTGGGTTCCGCGCGGGCGGAATTACCAAGCTTTTGACGGCGATTTGCGTGATGCAACTGGTCGAAGAGAAAGCGCTCGGCCTCGACGATAATGTCGTACGCCTAGTTCCGGAATTCTCCCCGGCGAACATCTACAAGAAGCCGATTTCGCTCCGCGCTCTGCTGGCCCATCGTTCCGGCCTGCTGCGGGAACCGCCGGAAGGAAATATTTACGATCCGACCAATCCCGGCCTGAAAAAAATCGTTCAGAGCCTGGAGGCGTTGCCGCTGGTTTACGAACCGGATATCGTGGTGAAACATTCCAATGCCGGCTATGCCACACTCGGCTATTTGTTGGAGAAGTTCGATAAGAAGCCTTATGCGGAAGTCGTCAAATCGCGAATTTTTGACAAGCTCGGAATGACTCACTCCAGCTTTTCAGCCGCCAAAAGCCCGGTGGAAACGCTAGCCGAAGGCAAAATGTGGACCTATTTCGGCAAGGAATTTCCCAGCCCGAAAACTGAGATTTCCAACACCTCCGCCAGTGGCTTAATCACCACCTCCGACGACCTGGCCAAGCTCATTAGTTCCTTGAATCGCAAGGGCGAAGGCTTGCTTAAACCGGCCACTTTCGAAAGCATGATCGCACCGCAATATCTGCCGCCCGATTTTCCCGGCGGCATGGGACTTGGATTTTTCGTTTCTGATCTCGAAGGCAAAAAGCTCATCGGCCACCCCGGCCGAGTCCCCGGCTTCACGTCGAACTTGAGTGTGATGCCGGGCGAAAAAGTGGGAGTTATTGTCCTGACTTCAAAAGATGCGATCGCCAATTGGGTCAACCATGTGGCCGATGAGGCGCTGCGGGATTACATCGGTCGCAAAAAAAACCTGCCGGGACTGACCTTCGAGAGGTTCAAACAGGTCCCCGTGGAAGAAATTCGCAGGCTGGAAGGAAAATATGCCAACCGCGATACTTCGGTCGAGATTACAGAGCGGGAAGGTCGGCTGATGCTCTTTCCGAATTTCGGCGGCTTCTGGCAGGAGTACAAATTGTCGGACCGGCCCAACGAGTACGTGTCGGACGACGGACTCTCTTTCAACGGTCGCTTTCGCCGGGTGGAAAGGATTGGAAATGGTGTCCAATCGGGGCCACTCTTTTTGGAGCGACGACCGGCTTCAGACAGGCCGCCGCCCGAACCACCCCAGGAATTTCGCGAATTAATCGGTGAATATGGCCCTGATACGAACATCGTCCACGTTTTTGAAAAGGATGGGAATCTCTGGTGTAATCTGGATTGGTTCGAACTAGTCCCTTTGATCAAAGATTCCAACGATGCTTATCTCTTCCCCGATAATTGCACTCTGGCCGGGGAAAAATTGATTTTCCTGCGCAATCCGTTGGGAAAAGCGATCTCCTGTTTCATCGGTAACGTCCGTCTGAGTCGACGGAAACTCGATGGTGAGGATGGGAAAACATTTAAGGTACAAGTCACTCGCCCGGTAAAGGAATTGGAACCGCTCGCCAAGAAATCCGAACCTCCCAAGGAATCCATCGAAGAGAAGCGTCCGAGCGAACTGGTCGAACTCGCCAAGCTCGATCCGCTGTTCAAATTCGACCTGCGTTATGCCACCAAAAACAACTTTCTGGATACAGCCGTTTACCCCAAGGAGGCCAAAGGCTACATGCAAAAGCCGGCGGCGGAAGCTTTAGTTCGAGTTCAGGCGAAATTGAAATCGCAAAATCTGGGTCTGATGATTTTCGATCCCTATCGTCCCTGGTACGTCACCAAAATTTTCTGGGACGCCGTGCCGGAGAAGTTCCACAATTTCGTGGCCGATCCTTCCAAAGGCAGCCGGCACAACCGGGGTTGTGCGGTGGACCTTGGCTTGTACGATCTGAAAACCGGCAAGTACATCGACGCAGTCAGTGGGTACGACGAGTTTTCCGATCGGGCCTATCCAAACTACATCGGGGGAACCAGCCGTCAGCGCTGGTATCGAGATCTCTTGAGAAAAGCGATGGAATCGGAGGGATTCACCGTCTACGAAGACGAATGGTGGCACTTCGATTACAAGGACTGGAAACATTACGGAATTGGCAATCAGACCTTTGAAGAGTTGGCTAACGCCAAACCCTAG
- a CDS encoding metallophosphoesterase: MMTSIGKMVGALACVGLLVAVALYQAPSQDVSKQEKKQEAPKDVKKDAPVDDGKLAFVIKPYLQFPTRDSITIMWETNKPAKGKIEYSEKTPLTEKAEVSEAKDLHEITLKNLKPSTPYVYKVSVLTDEGEKLETKYLNFMTAVGPDEAYSFGIIGDTQANAKVTGQIAAHLFERRPHFVVHCGDVVDDGRSKRMWVHELFGPCSELFSYAAVFPTIGNHERNHANYYKYFSLPKPKYYYQYSYGNADFFVIDSNKSLKPGTEQYMWLEKALSESKAKWKFAYHHHPGWSSDADDYGKSWEGKSVWGDMNARNLVTLYEKYNLDIAFNGHIHLYERTWPLRGNKVDRATGVHYITSGGGGGSLEVVANLPSWFKSQCRTDFHYCYVVIHQGRLEFKVYDVKGNLFDSFELNK; the protein is encoded by the coding sequence ATGATGACCTCTATCGGAAAAATGGTCGGGGCACTCGCTTGCGTCGGCCTGCTCGTGGCAGTTGCGCTGTATCAGGCTCCGAGCCAAGATGTAAGCAAGCAGGAAAAGAAACAGGAAGCCCCCAAGGATGTGAAAAAGGACGCTCCGGTTGATGACGGAAAGTTGGCGTTTGTCATCAAGCCCTATTTGCAATTCCCCACCCGGGACAGCATCACGATCATGTGGGAGACCAATAAGCCAGCCAAGGGCAAAATTGAGTACAGCGAAAAAACTCCACTGACCGAAAAAGCGGAAGTCTCCGAGGCCAAGGATCTTCATGAGATCACGCTGAAAAATTTAAAGCCTTCCACCCCCTACGTTTACAAAGTCTCCGTTCTGACGGACGAGGGAGAGAAACTCGAAACCAAATATCTGAACTTCATGACCGCCGTCGGCCCCGATGAAGCCTATTCGTTTGGTATCATCGGCGACACTCAGGCTAATGCCAAGGTAACGGGGCAGATCGCCGCTCATCTCTTCGAGCGACGACCGCATTTCGTGGTGCATTGCGGCGACGTGGTGGACGATGGCCGAAGCAAGCGCATGTGGGTTCACGAACTGTTTGGCCCCTGTTCGGAACTTTTCTCCTACGCCGCGGTTTTTCCCACGATCGGTAACCACGAACGCAATCATGCGAATTACTACAAGTATTTCAGCCTTCCCAAGCCCAAGTACTACTACCAATACAGCTACGGCAATGCGGATTTCTTCGTCATCGATAGCAACAAGTCTTTGAAGCCGGGCACGGAACAATACATGTGGCTGGAAAAGGCACTCTCCGAATCCAAAGCCAAATGGAAATTTGCTTATCACCATCATCCCGGCTGGTCGAGCGATGCCGATGATTACGGTAAGAGCTGGGAAGGCAAATCGGTCTGGGGCGATATGAACGCTCGCAATCTGGTGACTTTGTACGAAAAATACAATCTCGACATCGCTTTCAATGGCCACATCCACCTGTACGAACGGACTTGGCCGTTACGAGGCAATAAGGTCGATCGAGCCACCGGAGTTCACTACATCACCTCGGGCGGTGGCGGCGGCAGCCTGGAAGTTGTCGCCAATCTGCCCAGCTGGTTCAAGAGCCAGTGCCGGACCGATTTTCACTACTGCTATGTGGTGATTCATCAGGGACGCTTGGAATTCAAAGTCTACGATGTGAAGGGCAATCTGTTCGATTCGTTCGAACTGAATAAGTAA